In Opisthocomus hoazin isolate bOpiHoa1 chromosome 3, bOpiHoa1.hap1, whole genome shotgun sequence, a genomic segment contains:
- the DGAT1 gene encoding LOW QUALITY PROTEIN: diacylglycerol O-acyltransferase 1 (The sequence of the model RefSeq protein was modified relative to this genomic sequence to represent the inferred CDS: deleted 1 base in 1 codon), translating to MKPPPTPLTPPPPKQGSLSEGAGAALHALNLSAVLCFPAATVLSVTSITPVGSVFALAIYTILFLKLFSFRDVNKWCREGRGLKAAPQTPPAAKANGDVSRNGVTYPANLTYGNLYYFLLAPTLCYELSFPRSPRIRKRFLLRRLFEMLFFIQLLVGLIQQWMVPTIQNSMKPFRDMDYSRIIERLLKLAVPNHLIWLIFFYWFFHSCLNVVAEVLRFGDREFYRDWWNSESVTYFWQNWNVPVHKWCLRHFYKPMLKRGASKWAAQAAVFLASAFFHEYLVSVPLKMFRLWAFMGMAAQIPLAWLVSRFLRGNYGNAAVWLSLIIGQPVAVLMYVHDYYVLNYEGAQ from the exons atgaagcccccccccaccccattaaccccccccccccccaaacagggCTCCCTTTCGGAGGGGGCGGGGGCCGCCCTCCACGCCCTCAACCTCTCGGCCGTGCTCTGCTTCCCCGCCGCCACCGTCCTCAGCGTCACCTCCATCACCCCAG tgggCTCCGTCTTCGCCCTGGCCATCTACACCATCCTCTTCCTcaagctcttctccttcagggaCGTCAACAAGTGgtgccgggaggggagggggctcaaagcggccccccagaccccccccgcaG cgaAAGCCAACGGGGACGTGAGCCGGAACGGGGTCACCTACCCCGCCAACCTCACCTATGGGA ATCTGTACTATTTTCTGCTGGCCCCCACCCTCTGCTACGAGCTGAgcttcccccgctccccccgcatcCGCAAGCGCTTCCTGCTCCGGAGGCTCTTCGAGATg ctttttTTTATCCAGCTGCTGGTGGGCCTGATCCAACAG TGGATGGTGCCCACGATCCAGAACTCCATGAAGCCGTTCCGG GACATGGATTACTCCCGGATCATCGAGCGGCTCCTGAAGCTGGCC gtccccaaccACCTGATCTGGCTCATCTTCTTCTACTGGTTCTTCCACTCCTGCCTCAACGTGGTGGCCGAGGTCTTGCGTTTCGGCGACCGGGAGTTCTACCGGGACTGGTG gaacTCGGAGTCGGTGACGTATTTTTGGCAGAACTGGAACGTCCCCGTGCACAAGTGGTGCCtgag GCACTTCTACAAGCCGATGCTGAAGCGGGGGGCCAGCAAGTGGGCGGCGCAGGCGGCCGTCTTCTTGGCGTCGGCGTTCTTCCATGAG tacttGGTGAGCGTCCCCCTGAAGATGTTCCGACTCTGGGCGTTCATGGGGATGGCGGCACAG ATCCCGCTGGCCTGGTTGGTCTCCAGGTTCCTGCGC GGGAACTACGGCAACGCGGCCGTCTGGCTCTCGCTCATCATTGGCCAGCCCGTCGCCGTCCTCATGTACGTCCACGACTACTACGTCCTCAACTATGAAGGCGCCCAGTGA